The proteins below are encoded in one region of Methanomassiliicoccus luminyensis B10:
- a CDS encoding GDP-L-fucose synthase family protein, whose protein sequence is MSFWSGKKVLVTGGAGFLGSFLVDQLVNEKGVGRSDISVPRSRDLDLRVWENCLDAVDGQDIVIHLAASVGGIGFNQENPATLFYDNAIMGIQLIEAARRKSVPKFVALGTICAYPKFTPVPFREEDIWNGYPEETNAPYGLAKKMLLVQSQSYRQQYGFDCIYLLPVNLYGPRDNFDPRSSHVIPALIKKFVEAKECGAPSVELWGTGSATREFLYVEDAARGIVMAAEKYDKPEPVNLGAGFEISIRDLAALIQELTGFQGGIVWDAAKPDGQPRRMLDTSRAFEEFGFRAGTDFREGLKRTIGWYLENRR, encoded by the coding sequence ATGTCGTTCTGGTCCGGCAAGAAGGTGCTGGTGACAGGGGGCGCGGGCTTCCTGGGCTCGTTCTTGGTGGACCAGCTGGTGAACGAGAAGGGCGTGGGACGTTCAGACATCTCCGTCCCGAGGAGCAGGGACCTGGACCTTAGGGTCTGGGAGAACTGCCTGGACGCGGTGGACGGACAGGACATCGTGATCCATCTCGCCGCCAGCGTCGGGGGCATCGGGTTCAACCAAGAGAACCCCGCCACTCTGTTCTACGACAATGCCATCATGGGGATCCAGCTCATAGAGGCGGCCCGGCGGAAGAGCGTGCCCAAGTTCGTGGCCCTGGGGACCATCTGCGCGTACCCCAAGTTCACTCCCGTGCCGTTCAGGGAAGAGGATATCTGGAACGGTTATCCCGAGGAGACCAACGCGCCGTACGGCCTGGCCAAGAAGATGCTGCTGGTGCAGTCCCAATCGTACCGCCAGCAGTACGGTTTCGACTGCATCTACCTCCTGCCGGTGAACTTGTACGGGCCCAGGGACAATTTCGACCCCCGTTCCTCTCATGTCATCCCCGCCCTGATCAAGAAGTTCGTGGAAGCTAAGGAATGCGGAGCTCCGTCGGTGGAGCTGTGGGGGACCGGGTCGGCGACACGCGAGTTCCTGTACGTGGAGGACGCGGCCCGGGGCATCGTGATGGCGGCGGAGAAGTACGACAAGCCCGAGCCAGTGAACCTGGGGGCCGGGTTCGAGATATCCATCAGGGACCTCGCCGCCCTCATCCAGGAGCTGACCGGCTTCCAGGGCGGTATCGTGTGGGACGCCGCCAAGCCGGACGGGCAGCCCAGGAGGATGCTCGACACCTCCCGCGCCTTCGAGGAGTTCGGGTTCAGGGCCGGCACCGACTTCAGGGAAGGCCTGAAGAGGACCATAGGGTGGTATCTGGAGAACCGCAGATGA
- the gmd gene encoding GDP-mannose 4,6-dehydratase, with translation MVTKKALITGITGQDGSYLAEFLLSKGYEVHGIIRRASTFNTSRIDHIYSDPHEEGVRLKLHYGDLSDAETINNIVYNVRPDEIYNLGAQSHVRVSFDVPEYTTNVVATGTTRLLESIRRSGNHIRFYQASSSEMFGSASPPQSEGTPFAPRSPYACSKLYAYWLTKNYREGYNMFACNGILFNHESPRRGETFVTRKITRAVAAIAAKKQEHLYLGNLKARRDWGYAPEYVEVMWKMLQQERADDFVIGTGETHSVEEFVDEVFDYVGLKKDRYVRIDPKYFRPTEVEVLIADPLKSKEALGFEPRIKFRELAHIMVDADMRAAGLEPVGEGDRILEQRFPRRWWAVD, from the coding sequence TTGGTCACCAAGAAGGCCCTCATCACTGGCATCACCGGCCAGGACGGCTCGTACCTCGCGGAGTTCCTGCTATCGAAAGGCTACGAGGTCCATGGCATAATCAGGAGGGCATCCACATTCAATACTTCTCGCATAGACCACATCTACTCAGACCCTCACGAGGAGGGGGTGAGGCTGAAGCTTCACTACGGCGACCTCTCCGACGCCGAGACCATAAACAACATCGTGTACAACGTCCGCCCGGACGAGATATACAATCTGGGCGCTCAGAGCCACGTTCGAGTGTCCTTTGATGTGCCTGAATATACCACCAACGTCGTCGCCACCGGCACCACCAGGCTGCTGGAGTCCATAAGGCGGTCTGGCAACCATATTCGGTTCTACCAGGCCTCCTCCTCGGAGATGTTCGGTTCAGCCTCGCCGCCTCAATCGGAGGGGACGCCGTTCGCCCCGCGCTCGCCGTACGCATGTTCAAAGCTGTACGCTTACTGGCTAACGAAGAACTACCGGGAGGGGTACAATATGTTCGCTTGCAACGGCATATTGTTCAACCATGAGTCGCCGAGGAGGGGCGAGACCTTCGTCACCCGCAAGATCACCCGCGCCGTGGCGGCCATCGCCGCCAAGAAGCAGGAGCACCTGTACCTCGGGAACCTGAAAGCGAGGAGGGACTGGGGCTACGCGCCCGAGTATGTCGAGGTTATGTGGAAGATGCTCCAGCAAGAAAGGGCCGACGACTTCGTCATCGGAACCGGGGAGACCCACTCCGTCGAAGAGTTCGTGGACGAGGTGTTCGACTACGTCGGGCTGAAGAAGGACCGTTACGTCAGGATAGATCCCAAATACTTCCGGCCGACCGAGGTGGAGGTGCTGATCGCCGATCCCTTGAAGTCCAAAGAGGCGCTGGGCTTCGAGCCCCGCATCAAGTTCAGGGAGCTGGCCCACATTATGGTGGACGCGGACATGCGCGCCGCCGGACTAGAGCCAGTAGGGGAGGGGGACCGCATCCTGGAGCAAAGGTTCCCGCGGCGATGGTGGGCGGTGGACTGA